DNA from Plasmodium cynomolgi strain B DNA, chromosome 12, whole genome shotgun sequence:
tttcaccataaAGGCGTCCTACCTGCCGTGGTACGCCCCATCGCAGGAGAGTGTAGACATGGCAATGATGTAGCATTGCAATGAGAGCAACATGGCAACGATGTACCATGGCAATGAGAGGAGCATGGCAACGAGAGCATCATGACAGACCTCATACCtccgccccccttttttttattcccccacAGGGTGCTAACCTTGCTCTCCCTAATTGTCGACTACAACTCGAATGATAACTTTTTTGGTATTCTAGTGGGACATAtctacttcttcttcacgAACGTATTCCCCCTCATGCCCGTCGCCAAGAACacgcaaatttttaaaaccccCCAAATTTTGTAagcaaagaaataaaaattaaaaggaaaataataaatcgGCTCGGACAGCCACAGTCTTAGCACTTTTACCTTGCcggtcataatttttttattctagtCAGCCATTTTGTGATAATTTTGCGACAATTTTATGACCAGTTTTGTTACAATTTTGACTTTATWWTTTTTTCCCGTTCAGGAAATGGCTGCTCAAGCAGGAGCAGTAAACACGTGTGATTCTCcgaattgcaaaaattacacaacgtggtgtttgtttttaaaattaaaaatatcgaGGACCTGCTTGGTCGTTTATGCATACATCACTCCGTTTCTCCACAGAATGATGATGTTTGTATAATTcaagtagtttttttttatgtaaaatttttaagtggCGTGCGTGTGTGTTACGTGAGTGTGCTCCTGCCGCGGCGTGCTTATGTCTTTGGCCACATGCCAGCACGCACAAGCCTCCATTCAGtggtgaagataaaaatcGAGGAAGCAACTGCGTAACTTTACTGGCACAAGTTCGCCTTCGCCTTCGCCTTCGCGTAACGCTGAAGCGGTGTTACAACGAAGCGGCGTTACAACGAAGTGGTGCTACGCCGAAGTGGCGCTACGCTGAAGCGGTGTGCTGCTTGTCctaacccccttttttcttttttttttgttaattctgTAATTTTAAACTCTTTTTTAGCAAAATTCAATTAAAAACGTTAGTTAATGGatcatttataaatacaaattttaCACATGAACGGATTAATAATAactattatttaaaagatgattcactttttgttaaaataaggaatgtaaaaactaaaaaaaaaaaaaaaaaaaaagtaacttaaatgaggaaaaacaaataaacaaaaggaCAAGTCGTTCAGATTTGCGCTTCCATGTGTTTGTCCAGCTGGCCATTTtaatttcgccattttttatgGTGCATGGTGTGCACACTTTCCCGAtttcttttctcttcttttctttttttaatattcaaAAATGGTGAGTACATTACGATGATGAATGGGCAACactcatttcatttttgctttttcggAAGACCGCTTTCCGTGCCGCGATTGGGCAGCATCCTCCCAAGATTTATGCCCAACGGGGGGCACGCtgtgaaaaaacaaaaaaaaaacaaaaaaaaaacaaaaaaaaaagcaaaaaaaaaaaaaaaaaaacctcaaCGGAAAATCAGCacagcattatttttttttccccctctgtAGCTTGCTTAACACATTTGTTCACCGCTTTACCCATTCGTTGCATCcgctttttccttcaaattaAGCGGAAGGCATCCCATTCATATCATTCCGaaagaaacgaaaagaaaGACATGAATGGCTGCTGcgacaaaattttatcaggGTTTTCTTTCGTTTCTGTAAAGTTGAAATTGCCTTTGTTTATGTTGTAATAgtccaaaaaatgggagtcGTCTTTGGCATTTTCGCTTTCGTTATTGGCGTTATCCACTTCACCGTTCGAGCTAGCCATTTCGTTGTTGCTCATGTTGGCCATCCCGCTTATCCCGTTGGCTACATCACTCATGCCACTTAACTGGTGGGATAGAATTTTCCTCTTCACGTTAAACAGATCCATGTCGTTCTTACCAATTGGGTAATTCTCTGCCTGGAGGCCCTGATACAGATGCATCATCATGTGTGTATCCCCCCCCGCAACGTCCGTGCTGTTTTCATCCGGTAtgtcttcccttttgctcTCTAAATGGAGTTTCATTTTGCTCAATACAGCCTCGTTTGAAGTGGCAAATTGAATCGTATCGTTAATGTGTTCCTTCTTAACCGTTGATGCAATTTCTCcgtttttctcctccgcCTGTTGATTTGCACtcgtttcttccttcccatACAGTTCCCCAACAAGCGCGTTGGTTTCTAACATCGGAGAGGAGCCCTTCACCCCTTCCGACCCCATGTCCGTCATCTTAGACATATCAAAAGGGAATAGCTTGTTCCTGTTGCAAATGTCATTCTTCATCTTATCTGTggttttcttcaattttaagACTCGATTAAATTCCACAACGCTAACAATTTCGTAGGTGATTTGGGCAATGTTATCCCACTGCTCAGGGGAGAAGACCAAATTTCCTTTCATGATCCGCTCGTATAAATTCTTCAGGCACTTGATAATTTCTAGCAGGTTGACCTCGCTGGTGTTGACATCGCCAGTGTTGACATCGCCAGTGTTGACATCGCCAGTGTTGACGTCGCTAGTGTTGACCTCGCTGGGGTTGACCTCGCTGGCGTTTTGCTCTTCGTCCACGTGGTGTGCGCTGCAGCTCGGCTTATGGTGCACACTTCGTCCGTCATTCCGTTCGTTGCTCGCACTGCTGCAGTTGCAGTGGTAGTTATAGTTTCCGATACCGCTACCGCTGAAGTGCGCCTTGGCATCGCCAATCGCGTCTTCGTTCCCGCTGCGCATCCCCGCGGAATCCTCGCTCCCGTTCGGCAACAGCGTGTTCATGAGGTAATTGTCcagctcctcctcctcatcctccaCCACGTCATCGCTTGTCACGTCATGTTCGTTAAAGTTAATTTCGTGAGCAGCAGTGCTACAGCTAGAGTAATTCTGCTTCATCTTCAGCATATTAAAATGCTTATTCCAATTCTTGCTGGGGTGAAGTCCATCCGTGACGTGGGTCGACATGCTGGACTTCACCGAGGAGCGATTCTCTCCTTTGGCCAGCTTACTCCCCAAGAATTCGCTATAATGAGTGCACGACAAGCCATTCAAGCTATTCACGCCATTCACTCCATTCACGACATTCACGCCATTCACGCCATTCACGCCATTCGCGCCATTCGCGCCATTCGGAGGGGACTTCCCCATCTCTGTGCTCCCCCCGTGCGTCTGAACACTCATCATGTGGCTGTCAAAATTGGCGAAGGAACTAAGGGGGTGACCCAATCCACCTTTCGAGGAGGCAGAAAAATGGCCCATGGTATTTTCCTCACTAAATAtaatcctatttttttttaaatcttcatCCGAGGTGTTATTCACTAAATTGTGACTAAAGGAGAGAGCTAGCTTTTTCCCACAGTTTATCTTATAGCCATCTGAGTTGTTATGAGAAATGGAATCAATAGAAGAATACGGAGTAGGAATCATACAGTTATTCAATTTGGAAAACGCTGCACtgtcaaaatttttcatatgatCTACTAACTTAAGATCATTACGCCTCCTAGCCGAAATGATATTCTTCATATATCTATCACCACCACTTATACTTCCACTCGTCTTACTCGTGATGTCAATTTTATCTACAATGATAACATTGGGGATATTCGGGATGCTAATTCCATTAGTGAATGGTAATTTATATGTCCCTGGAATCCTTGTCTCTGCCAATCCGTGAATAAAAGGACAGTAATACGTATTACAggatccttttttataatcctCACATCGTTTCGTTTTATAATACAAAGGATGATACAGAATTTCTTCCGCTGAGTGTGCAAAGGGACATTCTCCTCCTCGAAGACAGAGACTGTTGATCGATCCATCATTTTTGGTCTCCACATCAGGGCACATAATAGTTATGTATCGAATGAAAGAAGAATCGCTCAAGTAGAAGGGGCATCTTCTGTTCCAGAATTCGTTGTGGCTGTACTGGCACCTGTCTATTCCAAAGTTGCACCCTCCGTTCAGCAGCCGCTTGCACTGCTTCGTCCTGAAGCGACTCAGGTCCTCCTCGCTCAGCAGCGTGGCGTACACCATGGTTGGGGGAGCGGCGGGGAGTGCAGGGAAGCAGCGGGGAGTAGAGGTCAGCGGCGGAGAGTGCAGGTCAGCGGCGGAGAGTGCAGGTCAGCGGCGGAGAGTGCAGGTCAGCGGCGGAGAGTGCAGGTCAGCGGCGGAGAGTGCAACTTAGCGActgttcttcctcttcgctGCGTGCTCCGATGGGCGTCTGTTCAGGCTTATCGCACGGGCGAACAGCGGAAAAATGGACGGACAAAttcaaggagaaaaagtggGCCAACGTAACTGCAGACACAAAGGCCTCATTATNNNNNNNNNNNNNNNNNNNNNNNNNNNNNNNNNNNNNNNNNNNNNNNNNNNNNNNNNNNNNNNNNNNNNNNNNNNNNNNNNNNNNNNNNNNNNNNNNNNNNNNNNNNNNNNNNNNNNNNNNNNNNNNNNNNNNNNNNNNNNNNNNNNNNNNNNNNNNNNNNNNNNNNNNNNNNNNNNNNNNNNNNNNNNNNNNNNNNNNNNNNNNNNNNNNNNNNNNNNNNNNNNNNNNNNNNNNNNNNNNNNNNNNNNNNNNNNNNNNNNNNNNNNNNNNNNNNNNNNNNNNNNNNNNNNNNNNNNNNNNNNNNNNNNNNNNNNNNNNNNNNNNNNNNNNNNNNNNNNNNNNNNNNNNNNNNNNNNNNNNNNNNNNNNNNNNNNNNNNNNNNNNNNNNNNNNNNNNNNNNNNNNNNNNNtttttttttttccacaaatgttcaattaaaaataaatcttaaAGGGCGAGtagtcaaaatggggaggggggaactTCTGCAGGAGTAGAGTGGCGAATGTAAAAGGGTAAACTTgtaaagaagcaaaattgcacaaaCATGAAAAAGACGTGGAGAGTGTGGCGAAGTGGGCGTGTAGAATGATGAGCACGTCAAACTAAagtgtttttccttttagtAATTCACGAACTGGCATGCAGCCTGGTAAGTATGCACATGGGTAGATATACGTCCAAGCGCGTTTATGCAAACAGGATGCAGAGCGCTACATGTGCGAATGCGATGGGGCCACTCCTAAACCAAGTGGTAGGAACGCAGGGTGGAGAACAAAGGTGCAcgacacacacatatgcgaGAGGGTATACTTGCATATGTGTAGAATCTGTttcgtgcaaaaaaaaaaaaaaaaagtggataaGAGTCATATAATAAATCGGATATTTAATTCTATcattattgaaaataaaaataggcgTAGAAGCAACGGCACAGCAACAAccatgtgaacaaaaaaggtgttatcgaaggggaaaacaaaaaaaattgcttcttcTATTTTTGAAGGCGCATGAGGCAAATGTCGATGgaatgggggggaaaatccAACTGAGCGCTGCGAGTAGCAACGCGCCGCGgaagtaataaataaaaaagaaagcggttcacaaaaaattcaaaaattaaagagcCAAATTGTAAATTAAGTCTGCTCGTTGTAGAACGCGCACGGGGAGCGACGACGGGTGGACACGTctgataaaaatatgaatacgcttatgcacaatttttatttactgaAAAGCGaattataaaacaaaattcgaataaataaaaaaatataattttttttcggtcgCACATGTTTCACTGCGGCGGTTAATCATatgctgttaaaaaaaaaaaaaagataaccGTTTTGTCTTCTTACTTTTTagcattcaaaaaaaaaaggacttaATTTGGTGGAATTCGTGAAGGGAGATAAACACATAAGAAAATACACAGCGCGTAGTAGCAtatggggggaggggaggttGCCGCgcgcagggaaaaaaagtccaaCATGGGTATGCACATGTAGGCGAAGCAaaacacatgcatacgtttgtaaaaaaaaaaaaaaagaattaaatttaaaaatggaacaaaggTCAACATAAACAGGTGGTCACCTCTGCTACGttagttttctttttcctctcttctatttgtttcttcttttttttttgcaagccctcgtctttttttatcatctacatgcaaataaatttaacgAGTGCAATGCTTCTGCAGTTATGGCATTGATGCAATCGGTGGTTACGTACACTTTAGGGGTCGCATGCTTCCTTGTCATGTAAAATGGCAAATGATGAACAAGGGgtgaaaggggggggaagatgCAAGTCGCACAAATACTTACGGACGCGCGGACGGACAAAGAGGTGCAGCAGGATGAATCAATTTTGGGAGCTGCGCAGTGAAGGCAATTCGGGGGGTGcaagtgtgcatatgtgctatgtgcatgtgtgctATGCGCTATGtgcaaatgtacatatataaccATGCGGGTGTAGGACGGATGAGTGCTCTGCCGCTGTACGTATAtttgcttttcttcttttttattaaaaataatttaaaatgcataattaaatattaataaattgaaaaataaatccataTGGTCTTAGTATAAAANNNNNNNNNNNNNNNNNNNNNNNNNNNNNNNNNNNNNNNNNNNNNNNNNNNNNNNNNNNNNNNNNNNNNNNNNNNNNNNNNNNNNNNNNNNNNNNNNNNNNNNNNNNNNNNNNNNNNNNNNNNNNNNNNNNNNNNNNNNNNNNNNNNNNNNNNNNNNNNNNNNNNNNNNNNNNNNNNNNNNNNNNNNNNNNNNNNNNNNNNNNNNNNNNNNNNNNNNNNNNNNNNNNNNNNNNNNNNNNNNNNNNNNNNNNNNNNNNNNNNNNNNNNNNNNNNNNNNNNNNNNNNNNNNNNNNNNNNNNNNNNNNNNNNNNNNNNNNNNNGGtacatgtaaatttttcacaaTAAAAAGAGGTGTGTAAGTGGAGTTGCGCACACTTGTACTTGCGCGTGAACAGGGGTACATAAAACACACCTGCCTGTGTCTGTACGAGTGTGTTTACATTAACGTGTGATGGAGTTACACACAGATTAAGTGCGGTTCGAATTTCGTGGGCCGAGAAATGAACAAGGGGAAATTaaatggacgaaaaaaaggaatcaaaCGTGTGTAGAAAGCAGTCACACGTAGGAAGCAGTCCCATGTAAAAAGCAGTCACATGTAGAACGCAATCACATGTAGAACGCAATCACAGTGAAGGTGTTCACTTTAAGCACTCGTGGTCGTAGTGATGCGTAGTGGAACATGGCAGGATGCAAAGGGGGTGTACTAAATCTAAAattctgttaaaaaaaattattacacttttttaaactctttagacttttttaaactttttaaacttctgtaaacttttttaaactttttaaaaatctttttGGCATCATTTTagactttttaaaaatctttttgtcatcattttaaactttttgatgtcatttcaaatttgtctttgcagaagaaacaaaaaattcattacGCCGTGAAAACGCGAGCTGTGAATCCAAACGGATTCGTTACGGGGGAAGTTACAGGGAGgtttaaaaaaggcaaacaaaaaaaaaacgaaacggaaACGAGCGGGGAACAAAGTGGTTAAGCTGTTTGTCAAGCGAGTTGGCGGGCGGTTCACGGCGCGCCGGAAGGACGAGCGGGTGAGTAGATGATCAGACGAATGGATGAGCGAACGGGCAGATGAACGAACGAGCGAACGAACTGCAGCCGCACGTGCCCCTGGGACGTCCACCACGCAAATATAAAGGGATATATGCGCAACGAAAATCACAGAGGTGCTAATTTAAATGGTGTTCCGAGTTCCCGAACACGGAATGAAGCGCACGTGcagttggcaaaaaaaaaaaaaaacacacatgcaTGACGCAACAACAGCGCCAGATTGTAGTGCATAAATGCTAGAcgcgaaaaattaaatttaattaaattaaccTGAATTAgggaaaattaattaaaagtatgaagcacgaaaaaaaaataaacaaaaataaacaaaaataaatgaaaataaaaagaaaaaatggtgtagaaaaattaaaaaaaaaaaagaaggaaatagATAAAGGTGCAATTCGCTCTGCAACGGAATTGTACTCACGCATCTGCACGGCAAATTCGTTAAAGCGAAGCAGGACAGGATGACGCCAAtcgaagtgaaaaaaaacgaatggaTGCCCTTAGACAACACCGTTGTAGAATTTGTGTCATGTGCGTGATGCGTCCATACACACATGAACGAGTTAGACGctcttttcttttgcgtttccgcttcgtccgatttgggaaaaaaaaaaaaaaaaaaaatacactctTAAAGTGCGAATATTTCTGCGCAccaaaaacggaaaaaaacttcatcaaaaaaattcatcaaaaaaattcatcaaaaaGATTCGTCAAAAAAATTCgcaaaagaattttttcacaCGAGTTGAGAAGTCCACGTGGGTCTTCGCCCAACAGTTGCGGGGGAAGCGCAAGATGATGTGCGTGGAATCGTACGTGAGGACGGATAAATGCAAAATCGTATGCGCAGTACTCTATACGTAGCACATTCGCACATTTACGTATGTAGGTTACTTTCCGGCACGTGTGTTAACATCATATAGTACGCCTTTGAACGGGCGTGAACTCGTACGAACACGTGTTAAAAGGAAACACTCGCCACAACggaacgagaaaaaaattcttctaaTCTGCAAAGCGTTGTACGTGACTAAAACggcgggaaaaaaggcaaaacgcatatgcaaattttttcgcGCGGGAATAGCAACTGTTCGTTCGGTCCACTTggacataattttgtttttcattttgtcttcAAATTGAAGTGAAGCGTGGAAAAAGTGGCGaatgtaacaaaaatgacaaaagaagtgaaaaaaaattgccaatttGGCACACCGCCAAATTAGCCAAACAACCCACACACTATCGCGCTGCGGCCTGCGAATGCCCAACCGCGGTGGGTCTGCCGCTTGACCCCTTTGCGCGTCGGCGGCAGGCCTAAATTTGCAAACGGCTCATTCGGCAAAAACTTCAGTTCATTTCGCTTTTATCAGAATTGAACTGatcattaagaaaaaaaaatatatacattcatatatgtagctaaaataaaacacattttgTACTTACCAATTATGCGAATTTTTGCGCTCCTGTtgaaataaagcaaaattgaaaaataaaaagcaacaTTTTGCACTCTTCACACCTGAGCGAGGAGAGTGTATGTTCGGTATTACATATGCCCATAAAAAAGCGATGATAAAACCTGCATGTATATGCCTATGGTGTACACCTTTATAAGATCATGGCCATGCAACTAGCACACACCGCACTTTACTTAAAATGCCACTCGACTGTGTATATAAACGTTTGAGCATGGAAAAGGCGTAACAAGGGGGggcatgcatatgtacacacatatcGTGGatgcaaatatttattaacacTTACAACACATTGCTGTATGATTAATTCTACATGCGCTTTTCTGCCCCCTCTCATATGTTCTCGAGTAATTCCAGTTATGCGACTCAAATAGAAGgtgagaaaaacaaacagtTGGTTTACTCCAAATTGGAGCTCAACAAAaatcgccttttttttttaatttttcacacatgaaagaaaaatgaaatatatccCTCatgtaacgaaaaaaactCTCTCTTTTCATTTGTATCCTTCTTAATGTTTTTATGTGTCTACTTTACGTGGTCTAATAAGTTGACACTTGTTCTTTCATATGTGTGCAGCACTTATTACAAATGCTGCctggggaagcaaaaaacaaCAGTTCGTCCAACTATGTGATAAGTTTTGGAAGCGACGGGcgaaataatgaaaaaaaatatgaacaggtcatAAAAAGatcaaaaacaaaaaggacaaataaacaaacaaattgtcgcattttttttgtgccaaaAATACGgcgttgctttttttaattttggcATTAtcgcaaatattttttgtcacgaaaaaaaaggaggcactCACTTGCTTGCGCGTGTAAAGTACTCCTTCCCTTCGCCCGCTTTTACACACATATTGGGGAGAACGAACAATTCTGAAGTAATCCATTCAGATGTTCACCTGTTCTGTTTTTATGTCGCCTTAATAAGCGCAACAGAAGATCAAATAGTAGACAACTTTGTgcgtttatttctttttaaagaaaagcCAATTTTCACTTCACACATGCTGACGTGACACAGCATGCACAATTGaggcaaataaaatttggcACTTAATTTTTGTGGCCTTAAAAAAGGATACAATTTTTCTGTGTAGGCCACTTTTTTGGTTGCCCTCCCCAAGtggaattattaaaaaaaatgggaaaaaagcaGGAGTCCTTTTCGCTCCTCCATGCATGTGATATTTTCATCTGGttcgtttttaaaattgaaagaagTATGATATCTGCACCAtattttagcaaaaatgtgaataaggAGAATCATTACCgaggtacacaaaaaaaaagatagctGGGTGGTGACTTACGTTTGTGTACTTACCCCAAgtggtttcttttttttgggggggggttaAAAGGATAAGAGGAAGTGCGCTCGGGAGGTCACAAAGTCGATAAAACGGTTGTGGGTGAAATGGCGACATGGTCACACAGTAGCGCTGTAACGCGGCATCGCTGTATCGCTGTATCGCTGTAACGCGGCAaggtttacaaaaaaaaaaaaaaagcgccaCTGCTGTGCGCCTCTCTGGCCAACTTCACGCCAAGTTGAACTTATACTTGTGCGTGTTAAACGCGATCTCCGATTTGTTCCTCTCAACTTTTGTGATGTCATAAAAATCCAGGGACTTTATTTGGGGCAGGTAGTGAATAACGAAAGGgctgcaaaatggaaagggggGGACATCACAACCACTgccatataaaaaaatgaagctaAGCGGAGGAAGTGCGTGATGAGACTGGGTGATGAGACTGGGTGATGAAACTGCGTGATGGAAGTGCGTGATGGAACTGGGTGATGAAACTGCGTGATGAAACCGCGTGATGGAACCGCGTGATGAAACTGCATGAAGAAACGCGTGAACGCCGAAGACGCCCTTCGCATGCGCCCATTTTTTACCGATAGAACTTTCCGTAGACATCCATAACGGGGTTATTCTCCACAgtgagtttttttaatttggaCAGAGAAGCCACCTTCTGAATTTCGTTTATACTCTCTATCTTATTTGAATGCAAGTACAACACTTTTAGGTTACTTAGGCAAAGCAAATGCTCTCCCACTTCGACCAGGTCATTGAATGATATGTCTAGACAAATAATTCCGGAGTAGAGGTCGCCTAACATTTGCATGCCCTTCTGTTGGTAGATGTAATGTAGGAGGTCCTTTAACAACTCTGTGCTTTCcaatttgttattatttatgtttaaaatttttttgtttgtagaaaaatttatttctttattattatgcttgtaaatcattttgttcagttcgtgtacatctttttttttgtagtgaATAATTTCGTTTGTGCCTGCCCAGattttggctgttttttcaAGGCTGATGTATTTTTCCACTCTTTGGCTCTCTTCATTGTTCACGTTTTCGTTGaggcttttccttttttccgaGCTGTCCGATTCTTCATTGGACTCTCCGCTCTGGGGGGAGGGTTCATCATGTAAACAGGGGGAGTGAACAGGCGAAGTGAACAGGGATAGTGAACAGGGGTAGTGAACAGGGGTAGTGCAAAGCATCAACTGAAGTGTTGCCCCTCGTGGGGGCTGTTCACCCGTTAGGCGTGGCGTCCGAGAGGGTGACACCGCCGCATCGTTGCACCACTGCACCACTGCACCCTACTCGGATGgcaccttttttgttctttccccGCGCTCACTTTTTTACCTTACCAAAGAATCATTCGCCTCATAATACCTGAGCGCACTTCCGTACTCCTGGTAAATCGACCCCAGCGAATTCAAGCTATCCATTTTGTCCAGCGGGGAGAGGCGATCAGTGGTGAGAAGTGATGAGCAGTGGTGAGTGTCGGTTTGTAAGTCCACCCCCCACACGCTTGCACTAGGCCGAATGTCGATGCTCCGATGGGCCCCCTCCTACACAGGGAACTGCTCTAAATTCTTCCGTTTcaccaaataaaaataaaatggttcACTTATGGGGGAAGAATAATTAACGTCATGTTCACGTGGAGTGCATAACGATCTGCAAAGAGACGTGCTTCGAAATGCACACGCTCGGGGTCAACCTCTCCGCTTTATGTTTCGCTGAGCAGGAagtaaaaaggggtaaaaacgACAAGGGGAATGGAGAAAGGCGAGAATGCACGCCTTGGAAATGATATGCGGTTGGGGTGTCATTCCTTCGCAACGCggagaagcacaaaaaaaaaaaaaaaaaaaaaaattattacgaaCATTGCGTGGAAAACGAAACATTCTCACAGACGCGCATTTGAGGCAAATAaagacacaaaaaatttaattaaaaatatttttccccttttttgaagcGACGGAGGGGATCGCTAacagggtaaaaaaaaaataaaataaaataaaataataataacaataataataacaataatccaatggagggaaaaaatgaaagagagTGAAGAAAACGCTTGTTCCCACTTCTCGTATTAAACTTAAAAAGTGGCTACGGTACTGTCTCTTTTCACCCGCTTCAAATCATtatgaacaacaaaaaaaaaaaaatcgcatcAGGATTTTGATAACGAATAAATGAGGGGGGGATGGAGAACTCCTCGCAGGGGCACGTGTGAGTGAGGTCCTCCAAGTGGGACCACGCCGCGTTTGCCACCCCAGGGGATGATGCAGCTCTACACACACTTCAAATATTTACTAAATTAGCTCCTTCATTTGGTTCCCTTGGATCCTTCATTTGGCTCCCTCGGCTCCTTCACTTGGCTCCCTCGGCTCCTTCGTTTGGCCTCCTCGACTCTTCAATTTACAAGCTTGGCCTTCTTCAGGAGCTTCCTCTTGATTTTTTCCGTCTCTTCAATATTTTTGAGTTTCACCTCGATGGGCAAGGGGATCTCCGTTATGCCTGTGATGCAGTTTAGCTTCTCCTGGTTACTGACAACCGAGCTTTTAACTTTTAGGTGATCCGACAGTTTGTACAGATCCTTCACGGGGTCATGACCTGCGTGGGCATCGCCACTGTAATCGCCATTGTAATCGCCATTGTAATCGCCATCGTAATCACCATTGTTATCACCATTGTTATCACCATTGTTATCACCATTGTTATCACCATCGTAATCACCATCGTTGGTACCAACGCTGACAGCGTCGTCGGCGCCACTTTTGC
Protein-coding regions in this window:
- a CDS encoding D13 protein (putative) translates to MVYATLLSEEDLSRFRTKQCKRLLNGGCNFGIDRCQYSHNEFWNRRCPFYLSDSSFIRYITIMCPDVETKNDGSINSLCLRGGECPFAHSAEEILYHPLYYKTKRCEDYKKGSCNTYYCPFIHGLAETRIPGTYKLPFTNGISIPNIPNVIIVDKIDITSKTSGSISGGDRYMKNIISARRRNDLKLVDHMKNFDSAAFSKLNNCMIPTPYSSIDSISHNNSDGYKINCGKKLALSFSHNLVNNTSDEDLKKNRIIFSGLGHPLSSFANFDSHMMSVQTHGGSTEMGKSPPNGANGANGVNGVNGVNVVNGVNGVNSLNGLSCTHYSEFLGSKLAKGENRSSVKSSMSTHVTDGLHPSKNWNKHFNMLKMKQNYSSCSTAAHEINFNEHDVTSDDVVEDEEEELDNYLMNTLLPNGSEDSAGMRSGNEDAIGDAKAHFSGSGIGNYNYHCNCSSASNERNDGRSVHHKPSCSAHHVDEEQNASEVNPSEVNTSDVNTGDVNTGDVNTGDVNTSEVNLLEIIKCLKNLYERIMKGNLVFSPEQWDNIAQITYEIVSVVEFNRVLKLKKTTDKMKNDICNRNKLFPFDMSKMTDMGSEGVKGSSPMLETNALVGELYGKEETSANQQAEEKNGEIASTVKKEHINDTIQFATSNEAVLSKMKLHLESKREDIPDENSTDVAGGDTHMMMHLYQGLQAENYPIGKNDMDLFNVKRKILSHQLSGMSDVANGISGMANMSNNEMASSNGEVDNANNESENAKDDSHFLDYYNINKGNFNFTETKENPDKILSQQPFMSFFSFLSE
- a CDS encoding leucine-rich repeat protein (putative) is translated as MDSLNSLGSIYQEYGSALRYYEANDSLSGESNEESDSSEKRKSLNENVNNEESQRVEKYISLEKTAKIWAGTNEIIHYKKKDVHELNKMIYKHNNKEINFSTNKKILNINNNKLESTELLKDLLHYIYQQKGMQMLGDLYSGIICLDISFNDLVEVGEHLLCLSNLKVLYLHSNKIESINEIQKVASLSKLKKLTVENNPVMDVYGKFYRPFVIHYLPQIKSLDFYDITKVERNKSEIAFNTHKYKFNLA
- a CDS encoding hypothetical protein (putative) — translated: WKKKKKHNSQDEEDEEERKLNKLKASQNLKLLQYVRLKKKGINADNLSNDNITTQDEENENKLHEKHFTKNVTEKEIEEAHIENFIRKNMDQFYQEAKRSNCKSGADDAVSVGTNDGDYDGDNNGDNNGDNNGDNNGDYDGDYNGDYNGDYSGDAHAGHDPVKDLYKLSDHLKVKSSVVSNQEKLNCITGITEIPLPIEVKLKNIEETEKIKRKLLKKAKLVN